The following are from one region of the Oryzias melastigma strain HK-1 linkage group LG22, ASM292280v2, whole genome shotgun sequence genome:
- the bag5 gene encoding BAG family molecular chaperone regulator 5 isoform X2 — protein sequence MAVRWLCSLFGKPFDGGKRMDHGGPQEHQQQQQPYHPQHPAMMRLYEVQKEVSSLGPQVCTFSGLQNDREYKRLERELTRLLLEVDQVDTEGKPDLQGTRKRAAQEVEGLLRYLEENATHPSRLAIEELSNSARRLVEERVVTPQRAGGVSEITDELVDTLQELVLRLTQVKTEGRVPLRKARYRALTRLCAVQDVLEGRTQHQTLPLPLSGETHEAVHCINQVMVKVSVARSQLVALLMGLSGRDSCAHLSRILTELQVELDALDVSGNAAIRNYRKQVVEEINGLLKHLDLEGEGEDTRRYDLAQNNSIREIEAVRAHVSHLREGVLRHCAVGDLGFRPKAELQSLLTHLDQVDTAKNPCIREARRRAVVEVQAIITFLDLREALARRQMGPDEHPSHRAVWLVLGSLSDLQAQVLGFDGKRADKSYMILEELLTKQLLALDAVDAQGDEMTKAARKQAVKFAQNILNYLDMKTDEWEY from the exons ATGGCTGTTCGCTGGTTATGCAG cTTGTTTGGGAAGCCCTTTGATGGAGGGAAAAGGATGGACCATGGTGGCCCACAGGAGCaccagcagcaacagcagccgTACCATCCTCAGCACCCTGCCATGATGAGGTTGTACGAGGTCCAGAAAGAGGTGTCGTCTCTGGGGCCTCAGGTCTGCACCTTCAGTGGCCTCCAGAACGACCGGGAATACAAGCGTTTGGAGCGTGAGCTGACTCGTCTCCTGCTGGAGGTGGACCAGGTTGACACCGAGGGGAAGCCCGATCTGCAGGGGACAAGAAAGAGAGCTGCGCAGGAGGTGGAGGGGCTCCTGCGCTACCTGGAAGAGAACGCCACCCATCCATCTCGTCTGGCCATCGAGGAGCTAAGCAACTCGGCACGGCGGCTGGTTGAAGAGCGCGTGGTGACGCCACAGCGAGCCGGCGGCGTCTCCGAGATCACCGATGAGCTGGTCGACACTCTTCAAGAGCTGGTGCTGAGGCTCACCCAAGTCAAGACGGAGGGTCGAGTGCCACTTCGCAAAGCTCGCTACAGGGCGCTCACGCGCTTGTGCGCCGTTCAGGATGTGCTGGAAGGCCGCACGCAGCATCAGACCCTCCCCTTACCGCTGTCGGGGGAAACCCACGAGGCCGTGCACTGCATCAACCAGGTGATGGTGAAGGTGAGCGTGGCTCGCAGTCAGCTCGTGGCTCTGCTGATGGGCCTGAGTGGGCGGGACAGCTGTGCCCACCTATCACGCATCTTGACAGAGCTGCAGGTGGAGCTGGACGCTCTGGATGTCTCCGGGAACGCCGCCATTAGAAATTACAGGAAGCAGGTTGTGGAGGAAATTAACGGACTTCTGAAACATCTGGACCTGGAGGGAGAAGGAGAAGACACGCGCAG GTATGATTTGGCGCAGAACAACTCCATCCGTGAGATCGAGGCCGTGCGGGCTCACGTCTCCCACTTGCGAGAGGGGGTCCTGCGACACTGTGCTGTGGGTGACCTTGGCTTCAGACCCAAAGCTGAACTGCAGAGCCTGCTCACACACCTAGACCAAGTGGACACGGCCAAGAACCCCTGCATCAGAGAGGCCCGGCGCCGCGCTGTGGTGGAGGTCCAGGCTATCATCACTTTCCTGGACCTGCGCGAGGCTTTAGCTCGCCGCCAGATGGGCCCTGACGAGCACCCGTCGCATCGCGCCGTGTGGCTGGTCTTGGGGAGCCTGTCTGACCTCCAGGCGCAGGTGCTGGGCTTTGACGGCAAGAGGGCCGACAAGAGCTACATGatcctggaggagctgctgaccaAGCAGCTGCTGGCGCTGGACGCTGTGGATGCACAGGGAGACGAGATGACCAAAGCAGCACGGAAACAGGCGGTCAAGTTTGCCCAGAACATTCTCAACTACCTGGACATGAAGACGGACGAGTGGGAGTATTGA
- the bag5 gene encoding BAG family molecular chaperone regulator 5 isoform X3 encodes MDHGGPQEHQQQQQPYHPQHPAMMRLYEVQKEVSSLGPQVCTFSGLQNDREYKRLERELTRLLLEVDQVDTEGKPDLQGTRKRAAQEVEGLLRYLEENATHPSRLAIEELSNSARRLVEERVVTPQRAGGVSEITDELVDTLQELVLRLTQVKTEGRVPLRKARYRALTRLCAVQDVLEGRTQHQTLPLPLSGETHEAVHCINQVMVKVSVARSQLVALLMGLSGRDSCAHLSRILTELQVELDALDVSGNAAIRNYRKQVVEEINGLLKHLDLEGEGEDTRRYDLAQNNSIREIEAVRAHVSHLREGVLRHCAVGDLGFRPKAELQSLLTHLDQVDTAKNPCIREARRRAVVEVQAIITFLDLREALARRQMGPDEHPSHRAVWLVLGSLSDLQAQVLGFDGKRADKSYMILEELLTKQLLALDAVDAQGDEMTKAARKQAVKFAQNILNYLDMKTDEWEY; translated from the exons ATGGACCATGGTGGCCCACAGGAGCaccagcagcaacagcagccgTACCATCCTCAGCACCCTGCCATGATGAGGTTGTACGAGGTCCAGAAAGAGGTGTCGTCTCTGGGGCCTCAGGTCTGCACCTTCAGTGGCCTCCAGAACGACCGGGAATACAAGCGTTTGGAGCGTGAGCTGACTCGTCTCCTGCTGGAGGTGGACCAGGTTGACACCGAGGGGAAGCCCGATCTGCAGGGGACAAGAAAGAGAGCTGCGCAGGAGGTGGAGGGGCTCCTGCGCTACCTGGAAGAGAACGCCACCCATCCATCTCGTCTGGCCATCGAGGAGCTAAGCAACTCGGCACGGCGGCTGGTTGAAGAGCGCGTGGTGACGCCACAGCGAGCCGGCGGCGTCTCCGAGATCACCGATGAGCTGGTCGACACTCTTCAAGAGCTGGTGCTGAGGCTCACCCAAGTCAAGACGGAGGGTCGAGTGCCACTTCGCAAAGCTCGCTACAGGGCGCTCACGCGCTTGTGCGCCGTTCAGGATGTGCTGGAAGGCCGCACGCAGCATCAGACCCTCCCCTTACCGCTGTCGGGGGAAACCCACGAGGCCGTGCACTGCATCAACCAGGTGATGGTGAAGGTGAGCGTGGCTCGCAGTCAGCTCGTGGCTCTGCTGATGGGCCTGAGTGGGCGGGACAGCTGTGCCCACCTATCACGCATCTTGACAGAGCTGCAGGTGGAGCTGGACGCTCTGGATGTCTCCGGGAACGCCGCCATTAGAAATTACAGGAAGCAGGTTGTGGAGGAAATTAACGGACTTCTGAAACATCTGGACCTGGAGGGAGAAGGAGAAGACACGCGCAG GTATGATTTGGCGCAGAACAACTCCATCCGTGAGATCGAGGCCGTGCGGGCTCACGTCTCCCACTTGCGAGAGGGGGTCCTGCGACACTGTGCTGTGGGTGACCTTGGCTTCAGACCCAAAGCTGAACTGCAGAGCCTGCTCACACACCTAGACCAAGTGGACACGGCCAAGAACCCCTGCATCAGAGAGGCCCGGCGCCGCGCTGTGGTGGAGGTCCAGGCTATCATCACTTTCCTGGACCTGCGCGAGGCTTTAGCTCGCCGCCAGATGGGCCCTGACGAGCACCCGTCGCATCGCGCCGTGTGGCTGGTCTTGGGGAGCCTGTCTGACCTCCAGGCGCAGGTGCTGGGCTTTGACGGCAAGAGGGCCGACAAGAGCTACATGatcctggaggagctgctgaccaAGCAGCTGCTGGCGCTGGACGCTGTGGATGCACAGGGAGACGAGATGACCAAAGCAGCACGGAAACAGGCGGTCAAGTTTGCCCAGAACATTCTCAACTACCTGGACATGAAGACGGACGAGTGGGAGTATTGA
- the bag5 gene encoding BAG family molecular chaperone regulator 5 isoform X1, which yields MCANVFGVLKSLFGKPFDGGKRMDHGGPQEHQQQQQPYHPQHPAMMRLYEVQKEVSSLGPQVCTFSGLQNDREYKRLERELTRLLLEVDQVDTEGKPDLQGTRKRAAQEVEGLLRYLEENATHPSRLAIEELSNSARRLVEERVVTPQRAGGVSEITDELVDTLQELVLRLTQVKTEGRVPLRKARYRALTRLCAVQDVLEGRTQHQTLPLPLSGETHEAVHCINQVMVKVSVARSQLVALLMGLSGRDSCAHLSRILTELQVELDALDVSGNAAIRNYRKQVVEEINGLLKHLDLEGEGEDTRRYDLAQNNSIREIEAVRAHVSHLREGVLRHCAVGDLGFRPKAELQSLLTHLDQVDTAKNPCIREARRRAVVEVQAIITFLDLREALARRQMGPDEHPSHRAVWLVLGSLSDLQAQVLGFDGKRADKSYMILEELLTKQLLALDAVDAQGDEMTKAARKQAVKFAQNILNYLDMKTDEWEY from the exons ATGTGCGCGAACGTGTTCGGAGTCCTGAAGAG cTTGTTTGGGAAGCCCTTTGATGGAGGGAAAAGGATGGACCATGGTGGCCCACAGGAGCaccagcagcaacagcagccgTACCATCCTCAGCACCCTGCCATGATGAGGTTGTACGAGGTCCAGAAAGAGGTGTCGTCTCTGGGGCCTCAGGTCTGCACCTTCAGTGGCCTCCAGAACGACCGGGAATACAAGCGTTTGGAGCGTGAGCTGACTCGTCTCCTGCTGGAGGTGGACCAGGTTGACACCGAGGGGAAGCCCGATCTGCAGGGGACAAGAAAGAGAGCTGCGCAGGAGGTGGAGGGGCTCCTGCGCTACCTGGAAGAGAACGCCACCCATCCATCTCGTCTGGCCATCGAGGAGCTAAGCAACTCGGCACGGCGGCTGGTTGAAGAGCGCGTGGTGACGCCACAGCGAGCCGGCGGCGTCTCCGAGATCACCGATGAGCTGGTCGACACTCTTCAAGAGCTGGTGCTGAGGCTCACCCAAGTCAAGACGGAGGGTCGAGTGCCACTTCGCAAAGCTCGCTACAGGGCGCTCACGCGCTTGTGCGCCGTTCAGGATGTGCTGGAAGGCCGCACGCAGCATCAGACCCTCCCCTTACCGCTGTCGGGGGAAACCCACGAGGCCGTGCACTGCATCAACCAGGTGATGGTGAAGGTGAGCGTGGCTCGCAGTCAGCTCGTGGCTCTGCTGATGGGCCTGAGTGGGCGGGACAGCTGTGCCCACCTATCACGCATCTTGACAGAGCTGCAGGTGGAGCTGGACGCTCTGGATGTCTCCGGGAACGCCGCCATTAGAAATTACAGGAAGCAGGTTGTGGAGGAAATTAACGGACTTCTGAAACATCTGGACCTGGAGGGAGAAGGAGAAGACACGCGCAG GTATGATTTGGCGCAGAACAACTCCATCCGTGAGATCGAGGCCGTGCGGGCTCACGTCTCCCACTTGCGAGAGGGGGTCCTGCGACACTGTGCTGTGGGTGACCTTGGCTTCAGACCCAAAGCTGAACTGCAGAGCCTGCTCACACACCTAGACCAAGTGGACACGGCCAAGAACCCCTGCATCAGAGAGGCCCGGCGCCGCGCTGTGGTGGAGGTCCAGGCTATCATCACTTTCCTGGACCTGCGCGAGGCTTTAGCTCGCCGCCAGATGGGCCCTGACGAGCACCCGTCGCATCGCGCCGTGTGGCTGGTCTTGGGGAGCCTGTCTGACCTCCAGGCGCAGGTGCTGGGCTTTGACGGCAAGAGGGCCGACAAGAGCTACATGatcctggaggagctgctgaccaAGCAGCTGCTGGCGCTGGACGCTGTGGATGCACAGGGAGACGAGATGACCAAAGCAGCACGGAAACAGGCGGTCAAGTTTGCCCAGAACATTCTCAACTACCTGGACATGAAGACGGACGAGTGGGAGTATTGA